A DNA window from Plasmodium brasilianum strain Bolivian I chromosome 12, whole genome shotgun sequence contains the following coding sequences:
- a CDS encoding RNA lariat debranching enzyme — MIVAIVGCTHGELNLIYSTLEKIEEDNNFKVDLLICCGDFECVRYSVDNECLNVPNKYKKEQNDFKDYYTGKKKAKVLTIFVGGNHEAVNVLKQLYYGGWVAPNIYFLGYSNVHNINNLRICSLSGIYKKYNYYKKYSEWYPYTDITKVSAYHIRKYEIEKLKLIKEKIDIVITHDWPNNIEKHGDINELLRRKFHFQSDVYNNTLGNPHTEILLNKLKPYFWFAAHLHVKYSAIYVHNDKMNYTRFLSLDKAEQNKHFIQILNIEKRNDMLHLNFDHLPKIFGTYHNISINNSSSNSNNHHGKGHNFGVDYEEMLQHMEDIQRGETAAVEGESQEVVTGGGGTDNKYNNDNTDVMVGEENEKEELVVIDKDDQRSNQMGIKKGMNDGIKVCINDHTKEHMEDGTEDGTEDGVGQKEETTNDEENVNNNNSNKESDEDINHEELNKFLEKEEEELLEDISMNEKKKYYLCYDMEWLAILKANHNLISISSDKDYNLEKLKYPSKEDFEYIKTKLKNIEKITINEKDYYLVHGYTNPNYKNLCAQRQFFLDRFEFEELSIYNESEMDFFTEEMKRLEATDASEAIDASEAIDASEAIDANEAIDTSEAIDTSEAIDTSEAIEGTLKNVENLNEPGEVCSSMDN; from the coding sequence ATGATTGTAGCGATTGTGGGGTGCACGCACGGAGAGCTGAACTTAATTTACTCAACCttggaaaaaatagaagaggataataattttaaggtGGACCTTCTAATATGCTGTGGGGACTTTGAGTGCGTACGATATAGTGTAGATAACGAATGTTTGAATGTAccgaataaatataaaaaagagcaaaatgATTTTAAGGACTATTATacagggaaaaaaaaagctaagGTATTAACAATATTTGTGGGGGGAAATCATGAAGCAGTGAACGTTTTGAAGCAACTGTATTATGGTGGATGGGTTGCaccaaatatatattttttaggatattcaaatgtacataatataaataatttaagaatATGTAGTCTTAgtggtatatataaaaaatacaattattacaaaaaatatagtgaATGGTACCCCTATACGGATATAACCAAAGTAAGTGCATATcatatacgtaaatatgaaatagaaaaattaaaattaataaaagaaaaaatagatattGTAATAACACATGATTGGccaaataatatagaaaaacatGGTGATATTAATGAATTACTTAGAAGGAAATTTCATTTTCAGTCagatgtatataataatacattagGAAACCCACAtacagaaatattattaaataaattaaaaccATATTTTTGGTTTGCAGCTCATTTACATGTTAAGTATTCTGcaatttatgtacataatgataaaatgaattatactCGTTTCCTCTCTTTAGATAAAGCAGAACagaataaacattttatacaaattttaaatattgaaaaaagaaatgatatGCTGCACCTTAACTTTGACCACCTACCCAAAATTTTCGGTACATATCACAATAttagtattaataatagtagtagtaatagtaataaccaTCATGGGAAAGGGCATAATTTTGGTGTAGACTATGAAGAGATGCTACAGCATATGGAGGATATTCAGAGGGGAGAAACTGCAGCTGTGGAAGGGGAAAGTCAAGAGGTAGTAACAGGTGGAGGAGGGACagataacaaatataataatgataacacTGATGTTATGGTGGGAGAAGAGAATGAAAAGGAGGAATTGGTTGTAATAGATAAGGACGACCAGAGAAGTAATCAGATGGGTATTAAGAAAGGTATGAATGATGGCATAAAGGTGTGCATAAATGATCATACAAAGGAACACATGGAAGATGGTACAGAAGATGGTACCGAAGACGGTGTTGGCCAAAAAGAAGAAACAACAAATGATGAGGAGAACGTAAACAATAACAATTCAAATAAAGAGAGTGACGAGGATATAAACCATGAAGAACTTAATAAGTTTTTAGAGAAAGAGGAAGAGGAATTATTAGAAGATATTAgtatgaatgaaaaaaaaaaatattatttatgttatgaTATGGAATGGTTAGCAATACTAAAAGCGAATCATAACCTTATCTCAATCAGTAGTGACAAAGATTacaatttagaaaaattgaAGTACCCATCAAAAGAAGActttgaatatattaaaacgaaattaaaaaatatagaaaaaattactattaatgaaaaagattATTATTTAGTTCATGGATATACCAATCccaattataaaaatttatgtgcacagagacaattttttttagatcGATTTGAATTTGAGGAACTGAGTATTTATAATGAATCCGAAATGGACTTTTTTACCGAAGAAATGAAAAGGTTGGAAGCGACAGATGCAAGTGAAGCTATTGATGCAAGTGAAGCTATTGATGCAAGTGAAGCCATTGATGCGAATGAAGCCATTGATACGAGTGAAGCAATTGATACGAGTGAAGCAATTGATACGAGTGAAGCAATTGAAGGTACTTTGAAAAATGtcgaaaatttaaatgagcCTGGGGAAGTATGCTCGAGTATGGACAACTGA
- a CDS encoding hypothetical protein (conserved Plasmodium protein), whose translation MKSNLRVRYNIHFNRNPCALTHEKTNEKIKTNANTITNTITKTQKCTSKKKHPLYKCKKEKSELKGHLPRKDTTQHIQHTEAEKQSKKNDSYVKILSNDNVESTHSMRISKGKEETHSKNQKKGSRKFDFKKYYQRVNTWQEKRRAYPSYEKEREKNDLQIGEINGLRNGRTNGLRNGRINGLRNGRTNGLRNGRINGLRNGRINGLKKVHNNYESKKKAKRKCGPCESSSYRHKRSKAIENKLSDKITQCNNKKNITEFTNRTINNKINTLCYEEDNHKRDNKNEKEEGTRIIMRSNNNYENQIFTSQYEDCNSHMNGANNIKLVKSNYNYDYDEKKHNDGSFLINHLINKVKNICKEEEGRNPKDVLQINSSETFLQNGGKLAYSNKTLIDSFSNSDNFAISSHFSNSENFDSFRRFSNNPTIFINSNETKLCNVGGKRPCFHILDKDSVKLGYNNVDTRTGTISNFNMMLPHRESIIQRVEQKENETMKKLMGDACVHGGGVNCVASCVNFPHLEKKRKNNNSNRDGNSNSNSNSNSNSNTISNSISNSISSRNADSNNHNCNSDSNNNNNSNNSNSSNNNNSKGGAFKGASNYDTHDNSKGSVKTSIYKERGNAVPNCDVGNYGNTNSSSNAILQINSKMCNYENFNFLDYSSIYTNNSHLLPIKNPFNYIFKSVKFFDNFKEENKRRENIKKEIGKNYFKTLTNMHMYKKNASTFACDNLDTSSTLVIKKNTLKKANAIVIEGQKYSIFQKFRGGLQKERRDMNGLTENSSQSTNLKNSFHCTNLRPEDRQISDLKESGADSRVDHIKREENKIEEINESSCEEETNNLTTSVGINEIEVEMKVEKEVKTDIETEAETEVEKEVETEIEIASVTELEMKKTQIEGEVEGEQPNCSSSFRNANLDRDLWSLNRHKKLLHVVEKEMSNNFDMFLCLFIKYEKRESYLLCLIIDEELTQHSFFYQNYIKPMFDEYKKSKYKKLQKGNINSTCTNFKDVHVNKIIIEILIPSIKKNYLKHLRELYQKMEIKKNYINTSDELQKEFIEINKKIQNCVIKSVDTYGKKLSFTTTNHYEKKIKLIQKPRWCNAENLKKLLEKQQNYNPFTIFGTSIKQVNLEEVFTLDIYNNYVTNEDRFRNKILYELHVGDYIHNLYHKIYNHEWNFTIDTLKKYWNFFTSLECNMFLDPLLLEEILWYIDNNKMYKDKSKDVYIYESCFCPTPDPDKEMNINDVKHFTRSMAKKYTSHKVMKYKKSSFNDESVYTNRNLILKYDDMNKDQNIISYPYRSSQMLTDDNVLFNIPRPSSAFYYNPDFFNYKVKKFIFRNMGKNYTNYNVDSPIYKSTKWTSQKIFDNFFFNYYLYNLNRLDHLLERADNLRPEQSGLGENFVFFSETYHKIAGEENFKNSELNKVLAQSIYNNIKNNLDYINETQYSSHKYSNYQGDISADQLGGRAKLDRNNCVIKLKYNEEKGERGYEFGCECECKFECEYECKYKCRCLRNKKILASNPSFVYTTNTATVPHLKTHNILKNNKNTIEIHQCIPSLNSESFEKSESLEKSESLEKSESLEKSESLEKSESLEKSESLEKSESSEKSESLEKSESSEKSESLEKSESLEKSESFEYSEYSHEQQGEMNDPRYNEYPPMNTYGYSHHNTSNANGFCANTYNRERANLTMQQHNMHGRNNLMFENGNVPYGLYDQSNYTGTNSLMCGNVDPNEPRMMYRKNEMIEPFYNNNPMANNMGYNLPVIPYRPCNYPYMKQDSMKEGYMHNCNYKNTKKNNVISKSLSDVTVNKNHKKEMCRKNISKVKKGDIDINIETSSSNRKGIVIDLNIGMGN comes from the exons ATGAAGAGTAATCTGCGGGTCAGGTATAACATCCACTTTAATCGGAATCCATGCGCACTTACTCATGAAAAAacaaacgaaaaaataaaaacaaacgCAAACACAATAACAAACACAATAACAAAAACGCAAAAATGTACATCGAAAAAGAAACATCCTTTGtacaaatgtaaaaaagaaaaaagcgAACTGAAAGGGCATTTACCACGGAAAGACACCACTCAACACATACAACATACAGAAGCAGAGAAACAGTCGAAAAAGAACGACAgttatgttaaaatattaagtaaCGATAATGTAGAAAGTACACATTCGATGAGGATATCGAAAGGTAAGGAAGAAACACATAGCAAAAATCAGAAAAAGGGAAGCAGAAAATTTgacttcaaaaaatattaccaaAGGGTTAACACCTGGCAGGAAAAAAGACGCGCCTATCCCTCCTACGAAAaggaaagggaaaaaaatgatCTACAAATTGGAGAAATAAATGGCCTAAGAAATGGAAGAACAAATGGCCTAAGAAATGGAAGAATAAATGGCCTAAGAAATGGAAGAACAAATGGCCTAAGAAATGGAAGAATAAATGGCCTAAGAAATGGAAGAATAAATGGCCTAAAAAAAGTGCACAATAATTATGAATCCAAAAAGAAggcaaaaagaaaatgtgGTCCGTGTGAAAGCTCCTCTTATCGTCATAAAAGAAGCAAAGcaatagaaaataaattaagcgACAAAATAACTCAatgtaataacaaaaaaaatattacagaaTTTACAAACAGGACCATAAACAATAAGATAAACACGCTCTGTTATGAAGAGGACAACCATAAAAGGGACAACAAGAACGAAAAGGAGGAAGGAACACGTATCATAATGAGGAGTaacaataattatgaaaaccAGATTTTTACAAGTCAATATGAGGATTGTAATTCACATATGAACGGTgctaataatataaaattggtcaaaagtaattataattatgacTACGATGAGAAGAAACACAATGACGGTTCTTTCCTCATTAATCATCTGATTAAtaaggtaaaaaatatatgcaaagAAGAGGAAGGAAGGAATCCCAAAGATGTTCTTCAGATAAATTCAAGTGAAACATTCCTACAAAATGGAGGGAAATTAGCATATTCGAACAAGACATTAATAGACAGTTTTTCCAATTCGGACAATTTTGCCATTTCAAGCCATTTTTCCAATTCGGAAAACTTTGACTCATTCAGACGTTTTTCAAATAATCCTACTATTTTCATAAACTCCAATGAAACCAAATTATGTAACGTGGGGGGGAAAAGACCATGTTTTCATATACTAGACAAGGATTCAGTAAAATTAGGCTATAATAATGTTGATACAAGAACTGGCACGATATCAAACTTTAATATGATGCTACCCCATCGGGAGAGCATCATACAGAGAGTAGaacaaaaggaaaatgaGACGATGAAAAAGCTTATGGGTGATGCATGTGTGCATGGAGGGGGTGTGAATTGTGTAGCTAGCTGTGTAAATTTTCcacatttagaaaaaaaaagaaaaaataataatagtaatagagatggtaatagtaacagtaatagtaacagtaatagtaatagtaacacTATTAGTAACAGTATTAGTAATAGTATTAGTAGTAGAAATGCTGATAGTAATAATCATAATTGTAATAGCgatagtaataacaacaataatagcaataatagtaacagtagtaataataataattcaaaGGGAGGTGCTTTCAAGGGGGCTTCTAACTACGATACGCATGACAATTCTAAAGGATCAGTTAAGACCagcatatataaagaaaGGGGGAATGCTGTTCCAAATTGTGATGTAGGTAACTACGGTAATACTAACAGTTCAAGTAACGCTATTTTACAGATTAATAGCAAAATGtgtaattatgaaaatttcaATTTCTTAGATTACTCAAGCATTTATACGAACAATTCGCACTTATTACCTATTAAAAAcccttttaattatatatttaaaagcgTTAAATTCTTTGACAATTTTaaagaggaaaataaaagaagagaaaacataaaaaaggaaatagggaaaaattattttaagacGCTTActaatatgcatatgtacaagAAAAATGCAAGCACTTTTGCATGTGATAACCTAGATACCTCTTCCACCTTGGTCATTAAAAAGAACACTCTTAAAAAAGCAAACGCAATTGTTATTGAAGGACAAAAATACTCtattttccaaaaatttAGAGGGGGTTTACAAAAGGAAAGACGTGATATGAACGGCCTTACGGAAAACTCTTCCCAATCTACAAATTTGAAAAACTCCTTCCACTGTACAAACTTGAGGCCGGAAGACAGACAAATATCCGATCTTAAAGAAAGCGGAGCAGACAGCAGAGTCGATCATATAAAAAGGGAAGAAAATAAGATAGAAGAAATTAATGAATCCTCTTGTGAAGAAGAGACAAATAATTTGACCACTTCCGTAGGCATAAACGAGATAGAAGTAGAAATGAAAGTAGAGAAGGAAGTAAAGACGGACATAGAGACAGAAGCAGAGACAGAAGTGGAGAAAGAAGTAGAAACAGAAATAGAAATAGCAAGCGTAACAGAAttagaaatgaaaaaaacacaAATAGAGGGAGAAGTAGAGGGAGAGCAACCAAATTGCAGCAGCAGTTTCAGAAATGCCAACTTGGACAGAGACTTGTGGAGCTTAAACAGACACAAAAAACTTCTTCACGTAGTAGAGAAAGAGATGAGCAATAATTTCGATATGTTTTTATGCTTATTTATAAAGTATGAAAAGAGAGAATCTTATCTTCTTTGTTTAATTATTGACGAAGAGTTAACACagcattcttttttttaccaaaattatataaaaccaATGTTcgatgaatataaaaagtcgaaatataaaaaattacaaaaaggaaatatcAACTCAACATGCACAAACTTTAAGgatgtacatgtaaataaaataattattgaaATTTTGATTCCTTCGATAAAGAAAAACTACTTAAAACATCTAAGGgaattatatcaaaaaatggaaataaaaaaaaattatattaacacATCAGACGAATTacaaaaagaatttatagaaataaataaaaaaatacaaaattgcGTTATAAAATCTGTTGATACATATGGGAAAAAATTATCGTTTACCACAACTAatcattatgaaaaaaaaattaaattaattcaaaAACCTAGATGGTGCAATGcggaaaatttaaaaaaactattAGAAAAACAGCAAAATTATAACCCTTTTACTATATTTGGTACAAGTATAAAACAAGTAAATTTAGAAGAAGTATTCACTTTAGATATTTACAATAACTATGTAACAAATGAAGATAGGTTCcgtaataaaattttatacgAATTACATGTGGGagattatatacataatttataccataaaatatataatcacGAGTGGAATTTTACTATtgatactttaaaaaaatattggaatttttttacaagtCTTGAATGTAATATGTTCTTAGACCCATTATTAttagaagaaatattatggtatatagataataataaaatgtataaagaTAAAAGTAAAGATGTCTATATTTATGAAAGTTGTTTTTGTCCTACACCTGACCCTGATaaagaaatgaatataaatgatGTCAAACATTTTACTAGATCTATggctaaaaaatatacttctCATAAagttatgaaatataaaaaatcatcATTTAATGATGAAAGTGTATATACTAATAGAaacttaattttaaaatatgatgaCATGAATAAAgatcaaaatataatttcctACCCTTACAGAAGTAGCCAAATGCTAACAGACGACAATGTCCTTTTCAATATTCCTAGACCATCTAGTGCTTTTTACTACAACCCagacttttttaattataaagtaaaaaagtttatattcAGAAATATGGGGAAGAATTATACCAATTATAATGTAGACTCTCCTATATACAAATCGACAAAGTGGACTtctcaaaaaatttttgataactttttttttaattattacctatataatttaaacagAC tgGACCATTTACTGGAAAGAGCCGATAATTTAAGACCTGAACAAtcag GCCTTGGcgaaaattttgtatttttttctgagACATACCACAAAATAGCAGGAGaggaaaattttaagaattcTGAATTGAACAAAGTCCTTGCGCAAAGCATTTACAACAACATAAAGAACAACCTTGATTACATAAACGAA acCCAGTACAGTTCTCATAAATATAGCAATTACCAGGGAGACATATCGGCTGATCAACTAGGTGGAAGAGCAAAATTAGACAGAAATAACTgtgttataaaattaaaatataacgaAGAAAAAGGTGAACGCGGGTATGAGTTTGGGTGTGAGTGTGAATGTAAGTTCGAGTGCGAATATGAATGCAAATACAAATGCAGATGTTTgcgaaataagaaaattctAGCAAGTAACCCATCTTTTGTATATACTACCAATACGGCAACAGTTCCCCATCTTAAAACGCataatattttgaagaaCAATAAGAATACGATAGAAATTCACCAGTGTATTCCTTCTTTGAATTCTGAAAGCTTCGAAAAATCTGAAAGTTTGGAAAAATCTGAAAGTTTGGAAAAATCTGAAAGTCTCGAAAAATCTGAAAGTTTGGAAAAATCTGAAAGTCTGGAAAAATCTGAAAGTCTGGAAAAATCTGAAAGTTCGGAAAAATCTGAAAGTTTGGAAAAATCTGAAAGTTCGGAAAAATCTGAAAGTTTGGAAAAATCTGAAAGTCTGGAAAAATCTGAAAGTTTCGAATATTCTGAATATTCACATGAACAGCAAGGAGAAATGAATGACCCAAGATATAATGAGTATCCCCCGATGAATACATATGGGTACAGTCACCATAACACAAGTAATGCAAATGGATTTTGTGCAAATACCTATAATAGAGAACGGGCAAATTTAACTATGCAACAACATAATATGCACGGtagaaataatttaatgttTGAAAATGGCAATGTTCCATATGGCCTTTATGACCAGTCAAATTACACAGGTACAAATTCTCTTATGTGTGGAAATGTTGACCCGAATGAACCAAGAATGATGTAcaggaaaaatgaaatgatcGAACCATTTTATAACAACAATCCAATGGCTAATAATATGGGTTATAACCTACCTGTTATACCATACCGACCGTGTAATTACCCTTATATGAAGCAAGATTCAATGAAAGAAGGTTATATGCATAACTGCAATTATAAAAACACCAAAAAGAATAATGTAATTTCTAAATCTCTTTCCGATGTTActgttaataaaaatcataaaaaagaaatgtgcagaaaaaacatatcaaaagtaaaaaaaggaGATATAGACATTAACATAGAAACATCATCTTCTAATCGTAAGGGCATTGTAATCGATTTAAATATTGGAATGGGGAATTAA